The sequence GGTTTCCCGGGCCGAGGGGCCGCGACCTCCGAAGCCGTTGGTGGGGCGGGCGTAGCGCTGGAACTCCCCCTCCTCCTGGACGGCCACCAGGGCCTTGGGAAATCCCACCTCGCTGCCGTCTTCCAGGGTCAGGTAGATGAAATCGCCTTCGACACGGGAGGAGAGCACCACGATCGTGTGGCCGTTCTTGAAGCGGATCCGCTCGGTCGCAGCCGCCCAGGGCAGGGACACGGCCCCGGCCAGAACGAGGGCGGCCATCACCTTCCAGCTTCTCTTCATGGCAGTTCTCCACCGGGTGGGCCGCCGGGCACAGCCCGCAACCCTCCCCATTTCTTACCGCGGAACGCGGGCCCGCGCCACGGGCAATGGCCCCGGGGGCGGGCTCCGGCCCCCGATGTTACCCTGCACGTGCTGTCCATCATGCCATGGGAGGTTCCCGATGAAGAGCTGGCTGCTGGTCCTGGGTCTGGTTGTTGCGGTGTGCGCCCCGCAGGCGGCGCCCGGCTCCCGCAAGAAGACCGCTCCCACCATGGGCATCCGCGTCGAACAGCGGCCCGCCGCCGCCACGGTGGGCGAGCCGGCCACGGTGCAGGTGCATGTCACCCCTCCCGACGGGATCCGCCTCAATCGTTACCCCGGCATCACACTCGAGATCGACAAGGCCGACGCCCTGGATCTCTCGACCCGGAAGGCCTTCGTGGGCAGCACCAAGCCGATCAACGATGTGAGCAAGTTCGGCTTCGAGACCATCGACCCGCTGGTGCTCGAATTCGTCCCCAAGGCCCCGGGAGAGCACGTGCTGGAAGGCACCTTGAAGTACTTCTACTGCGTGAAGAAAAGCGGCTACTGCGCCCCGGGGCAGCAGCGGGTGCGGCTGCCGGTCAAGGCCCGCTGACCCGCAGCCCCGTCCGCCGCAGGCCCACCGGCGCGGGCCGGCCTCCCGCCCGCCGGACGGCCTCGGCCACCGGCTCCCGCCGGGAGGGCTCCACCAGCAGCACCAGGTAACCGCCCCCCCCGGCCCCGCAAACCTTCTCCCCCCAGGATCCCGCCCGGCGCGCCGCGGCGACGATCGCCTCCAGCCGGGGGGTGTAGACCTGCCCGGACCAGCTTCGCCGCGCCGCGGCGTCGGCCCGCATGGCCCGCCCCAGGGCCCGCCAATCGCCCCGAACCAGCGCCTCGGCGGCTCTGCGGGCGGCCCGGGCCACCCGCTCGAGGGCCCGCCGGGCGGGTCCTTCCCCGTCGAGGCGACGACGGATCATGTCCCAGTTGGAGGGCGCCGACGAACGCCCGCAGCCTCCATCCACCAGCAGGAGGTGACGGGCCAGCCGGTCCACGACCCGGGGCTCCACGCGGTGCAGCCGCGACCCTCCCGGCCGATGTTCGAGGACGATCACCCCGCCATGGAGGGCCGCCAGGTGATCCTGGACGCCGGTGGGAATGCCCAGCACCTGGGCCTCCACGTCGGCCACCAGGCGCACCAGTTCCCGGCGCGGCCCCCGCCGGCCGGCCAGGGCCGTCAGGGCGGCGGCCGCCGCCAGCCCCAGGGCCGAGGAGGTGCCCAGCCCGGAGCCGGCCGCCACCGGCGAACAGGTCTCGAGGTGAACGCCGCCGGGACTCAGATCCCGCGCCAGGCGCTCGAGCAGCTCGAGGGGCCCCCGGCGGAGAGGAGGCCAGGGCCGGGTCAACCGCCTTCGGCGGCCCAGGTCCAGGGATCTCAGTTCCAGCTCGCCGGCCCGGCGCGGCGAACGGGCCCGCGCCTCCACCACCAGGTCGAGGGTCACCGCCACCGTCAGGGCCGGCGGGTGCAGCAGGCCCATCGGCCAGATGTCGAGGGTGCCGCCGGCCAGGTCCGCCCGCAGACCGGCTCGGGCGACGAAACCCGCGGCCCGCGGGCGCGGGGATGGACGGCGGGCGCTCACGACGCCTCCTGTCCGACCCAGCGGTCGAGGGCGGCTGCCCGGCGGGCCCAGTCGTGGCGGCGGGCGCAGAGCATCACCCGGCGCCTCAGCCCGGCGAAGAGGGCGGGCCGGGCCAGCCAGCGACCGAGGCGGGCCGCCAGCTCCCGGTCGGTCCCATAGAGCAGGGCGTCGCGCAGGGAGGGGGTCAACAACTCGGGGTAGGACAGCCGGCGGGGAAAGAGGGGCACGGCTCCGGCGGCCATGGCCTCCACCGCCGCGTAGCCGAAGTTCTCCTGCCCGGCGGTGGAAACAGCGATGTCCGCCCGGCCCAGCCAAGCGGCGTACTCCCGCCGGGAGCGGGCGGGCCCGTCACGCAAGATGCGATCGCCGAGCCTCTCGCGGATCAGCGCGAGGGCGGCGATCTCGACCTGAACCACGGGCCCCAACAGGACCAGCCGGAAATCGAGCCCCTTGTCGGCCAGGCGCAACAGGACGCGGGCGAAGGCCCCGGGGCGCTTGTCGCCGTCCCAGCGGTGGTTCCAGGCGATCACCGGCGGGCTGCCCACCGGCCGTGACGCGGGAGCGGGAAAGACGCCGAGGTCCACCCCCGGCGGCAGGATACGCGAGGCCCGCAGGCGTCGGAGCAGGCCGCGGGGGCGGGGGGGCGGGATCTGCTCGAGGTAATCGCGGGTGGCCGCCAGCGCGGCGTCCCGGTGGGAACGGGAGTTCCAGGCCAGGGCGTCGGCGGCCAGCCAGGAAGCCAGGTGGGCCCCGGCGAAGGAGCGGTCGAGAGGCTCACCGGGGGGACGGGGGTAGGTCAACTGGTTTTCGTGCATGTAGAGCAGGAAGGCGGGTGGTCGGCGGCGGCGGTCGAGGCCCGACAGGGCCCGCAGGTGGGCCAGGTCCACCAGGCTGGTGGCCACCACCGCCCGGGGGGGTGGATCGAGAGCCCCCAGGCGTGGAGCGAGGGCCAGCGCCCCTGCACGCAGGCGCCACTTCCAGCGCTCGGCGGGCAGGCCCAGGCGCCGCCAGCGGTGGCGGCTGCGGGCCAGCCAGCCCTCGGCGAAGGCCTCGTGGGAGCCGCCCGCGAAGCTCTCCACGAAGACCGCGTCGATGGACCGCGTGACGCTCACGGGGCGACGACGAAAAGCATCCGGTCCGGGTCGAGGTACTTCCTCGCCGCGGCGCGCACCTGCTCGGCACCAACGGCGGCGAAGTCGGCACCCGCCACGTCGAGGGTCGAGCTGGGGCCTTCGAAAAGCCGCCGGCCCAGGCGGTAGGCCCGGGAAGCGGCGGACAGCCCCCGCAGCATCGCCGACAAGCGCCGGCGGGCGGCCAGCCGCTCGAGCCGCTCGGGGTCGACGAGCCCGGT is a genomic window of Acidobacteriota bacterium containing:
- a CDS encoding DUF3524 domain-containing protein is translated as MSVTRSIDAVFVESFAGGSHEAFAEGWLARSRHRWRRLGLPAERWKWRLRAGALALAPRLGALDPPPRAVVATSLVDLAHLRALSGLDRRRRPPAFLLYMHENQLTYPRPPGEPLDRSFAGAHLASWLAADALAWNSRSHRDAALAATRDYLEQIPPPRPRGLLRRLRASRILPPGVDLGVFPAPASRPVGSPPVIAWNHRWDGDKRPGAFARVLLRLADKGLDFRLVLLGPVVQVEIAALALIRERLGDRILRDGPARSRREYAAWLGRADIAVSTAGQENFGYAAVEAMAAGAVPLFPRRLSYPELLTPSLRDALLYGTDRELAARLGRWLARPALFAGLRRRVMLCARRHDWARRAAALDRWVGQEAS